The following coding sequences are from one Syntrophorhabdaceae bacterium window:
- the ffh gene encoding signal recognition particle protein, which produces MFERLQEKLETTFKKLRGYGKLSEDNIKDSLREVRVALLEADVNYKVAKDFLEKIKEKALGSDVLTSITPGQQFIKIVYDELCELLGKVNAPIDVSGSPPVAILLAGLQGSGKTTTAGKLALFLRKKGRKSLLVPTDIYRPAAIEQLTKIGNQIGISTFPVKDIKNPVVLCTEAKAYAMKNGFDTIIVDTAGRLHINEEMVEELVNQKKILSPKETLLVIDSMTGQDAVGIARTFHERLGIDGVILTKLDGDTRGGAALSIRAVTGRPIKLIGIGEKLDALEPFHPERMASRILGMGDVISLVEKAQEVFDEKQARDLEKRIKKDEFTLEDFRDQIKQMKKLGSLESIISMFPGLNKMKGAINFQEAEKDIKKIEAIINSMTKKERLYPQIIDGSRRLRISKGSGTKVQDVNDLLKRYAETKKMIKKFTKGGMKGLPKQLFFR; this is translated from the coding sequence ATGTTTGAAAGACTTCAGGAGAAATTAGAGACAACATTCAAAAAGCTGAGGGGTTACGGTAAGTTATCAGAGGATAATATAAAGGACTCCTTAAGAGAGGTGCGGGTTGCCCTTCTCGAGGCAGATGTAAATTACAAGGTTGCAAAGGATTTTCTCGAAAAAATAAAGGAAAAGGCACTTGGTTCAGATGTCCTAACAAGTATAACCCCAGGACAGCAATTCATAAAGATAGTTTACGATGAACTTTGTGAGTTATTGGGAAAGGTGAATGCCCCTATCGATGTCTCAGGCTCCCCACCTGTTGCCATACTCCTTGCAGGACTTCAGGGTTCTGGAAAGACTACTACTGCTGGTAAGCTTGCCCTTTTTTTGAGAAAAAAAGGTAGGAAATCGCTCCTCGTTCCTACAGACATCTATAGACCTGCAGCTATTGAACAGTTAACAAAGATAGGCAACCAGATAGGCATAAGCACTTTTCCTGTAAAGGATATAAAAAACCCTGTTGTCCTCTGCACAGAGGCAAAGGCATATGCCATGAAGAACGGCTTTGATACCATCATAGTGGATACAGCTGGAAGACTCCATATAAACGAGGAGATGGTAGAGGAGCTCGTAAATCAAAAAAAGATCCTGAGCCCGAAAGAGACCCTTCTTGTTATAGACTCTATGACAGGTCAGGATGCAGTGGGTATAGCAAGGACATTTCATGAAAGGCTTGGCATAGACGGTGTGATCCTCACCAAACTCGACGGTGATACAAGAGGAGGTGCTGCCCTTTCTATAAGGGCAGTAACAGGAAGACCCATCAAACTCATAGGTATAGGAGAAAAACTCGATGCCCTTGAACCGTTTCACCCTGAGAGGATGGCATCCCGTATACTCGGTATGGGTGATGTAATATCCCTTGTGGAAAAGGCACAGGAGGTCTTCGATGAGAAACAGGCAAGGGACCTGGAAAAGAGGATTAAAAAGGATGAATTTACCCTGGAGGATTTCAGGGATCAGATAAAACAGATGAAAAAGCTCGGTTCCTTAGAGTCAATAATAAGTATGTTTCCTGGCCTTAATAAAATGAAGGGGGCTATAAACTTTCAGGAGGCAGAGAAGGATATAAAAAAGATAGAGGCCATCATCAATTCCATGACAAAAAAGGAGAGACTCTATCCACAAATCATTGACGGCAGCAGAAGGCTCCGTATATCAAAGGGCAGCGGGACAAAGGTGCAGGATGTGAATGACCTGCTTAAGAGATATGCAGAGACAAAAAAGATGATAAAGAAATTTACAAAAGGCGGCATGAAGGGCCTGCCTAAACAACTATTCTTCAGATAG
- the rpsP gene encoding 30S ribosomal protein S16, with product MAVKFRLARYGTKKKPFYRIVVADSIYPRDGRFIENVGTYDPLRDPAQITLNREKIKAWYKKGAKPTKTVENIFKKEGVLKELTL from the coding sequence TTGGCTGTAAAATTCAGACTGGCGCGCTATGGCACAAAGAAGAAACCTTTTTACAGAATTGTGGTTGCAGACAGCATCTATCCAAGAGACGGAAGGTTTATCGAGAATGTGGGAACCTATGATCCTTTAAGAGATCCTGCCCAGATCACCCTCAACAGGGAAAAGATAAAGGCATGGTATAAGAAAGGTGCAAAGCCCACAAAAACTGTAGAAAACATCTTTAAGAAAGAAGGGGTCTTGAAAGAATTAACACTATAA
- a CDS encoding KH domain-containing protein gives MLRDLIEFIAKALVDNPDQVKVAEIEGEKTSVIELNVAKDDLGKVIGKQGRTARAMRTILSAASTKAKKRAVLEIIE, from the coding sequence ATGCTAAGAGATTTAATCGAGTTCATCGCAAAGGCTTTGGTTGATAATCCCGATCAGGTGAAGGTAGCAGAGATCGAGGGAGAGAAGACATCGGTCATAGAGCTGAATGTTGCCAAGGATGACCTTGGTAAGGTAATAGGCAAGCAGGGCAGGACAGCCCGTGCCATGAGGACAATCCTCAGCGCAGCCTCTACAAAGGCAAAGAAAAGGGCAGTGCTTGAGATTATTGAATAA
- the rimM gene encoding ribosome maturation factor RimM (Essential for efficient processing of 16S rRNA) has translation MKYISVGRVISTHGLKGEVKFWYYNHERDGLYRYDSFLVKQKNEWIELKPERIRFQKDTFYIKFSGYDGLEKVTSFINRELFVKEEDLPELEPDEYYEYQLIGLDVINQEGKILGKVDYIIHTRANDVMVVKGEKEILIPMVDIYISTIDVEQSVIKVEGDDFLV, from the coding sequence ATGAAATACATCTCTGTGGGAAGGGTAATCTCCACCCATGGTTTAAAAGGAGAGGTCAAGTTCTGGTATTATAACCATGAGAGAGATGGTTTATACAGATATGACTCTTTTCTTGTTAAGCAAAAGAATGAGTGGATAGAACTCAAACCAGAGCGCATAAGGTTTCAAAAAGATACGTTTTATATAAAATTTTCTGGATATGATGGTCTTGAGAAGGTCACTTCCTTTATAAACAGGGAGCTTTTTGTAAAGGAAGAGGACCTTCCCGAGCTTGAACCAGATGAATACTATGAATATCAGCTCATAGGTCTTGATGTAATAAATCAGGAAGGGAAAATACTGGGGAAGGTGGATTATATAATCCATACAAGGGCAAATGATGTTATGGTGGTAAAAGGAGAAAAGGAGATACTGATCCCTATGGTAGATATTTATATATCAACTATTGATGTAGAACAGTCTGTTATAAAGGTGGAAGGAGACGATTTCCTTGTATGA
- the trmD gene encoding tRNA (guanosine(37)-N1)-methyltransferase TrmD codes for MIFSILTLFPRIFDSPLKESILKKATDNGIIRFNMVNIRDFAEDTHRTCDDTPYGGGPGMIMKIEPIYKAMGHVEKEFGRPHYILLTPQGRVFSQYTAKRLSKKAHLCFICGRYEGIDERIVEFVDEEISIGDYILSSGEITALVLIDSIARLIPGVLGNTDSTITESLEESLLEYPQYTRPEIFMDMEVPKVLLSGNHDEIRRWRRKESIRKTIVRRPDLMERFNPSKEDEVFIREIMEELSG; via the coding sequence ATGATCTTTTCAATTTTAACCCTATTTCCACGGATCTTTGACTCACCCCTTAAAGAAAGCATATTAAAAAAGGCAACAGATAACGGAATTATAAGGTTCAATATGGTAAATATAAGGGATTTTGCAGAAGATACCCATAGGACCTGTGACGATACACCCTATGGTGGCGGACCCGGTATGATAATGAAGATAGAACCCATTTATAAGGCAATGGGTCATGTAGAAAAGGAGTTTGGTAGACCCCACTATATACTTCTTACACCACAGGGTAGGGTATTCTCTCAGTATACTGCCAAAAGGCTATCTAAAAAGGCACATCTCTGTTTTATATGCGGCAGGTATGAAGGCATAGATGAGAGGATTGTAGAATTTGTTGACGAAGAGATCTCCATAGGGGATTATATCTTATCCAGTGGAGAGATAACCGCCCTTGTCCTTATCGATAGTATTGCGAGACTTATACCAGGGGTTCTGGGCAATACTGATTCTACCATTACTGAGAGCCTTGAAGAGTCCCTTCTTGAATATCCCCAATATACAAGGCCTGAAATATTTATGGATATGGAGGTCCCTAAGGTTTTGCTCTCTGGCAATCATGATGAGATAAGGAGGTGGAGGAGAAAGGAGTCCATCAGAAAGACCATTGTAAGAAGACCCGACCTTATGGAGAGGTTTAATCCAAGCAAAGAGGATGAGGTCTTTATAAGGGAGATTATGGAGGAGCTTTCTGGATAA
- a CDS encoding RNA methyltransferase encodes MAVVHYPVYNKNREIVATSLNNLELHDIARCCMTFGIKMCYIVTPLLKQRMIMERLIDHWTHGYGADYNPVRAVALNTITIRESLEAVIEETKTDGELFIVGTSSKKRPQKGIGFEDMRKLVHEEKRHVLILFGTGWGLTDETINLCDRVLEPIVGSGDYNHLSLRVAIGIVIDRILGKRGGNHERNN; translated from the coding sequence ATAGCCGTTGTCCATTACCCTGTTTATAACAAGAACAGAGAGATTGTAGCCACAAGTCTCAACAATCTTGAGCTTCATGATATTGCGAGATGTTGCATGACTTTTGGGATTAAAATGTGCTATATTGTTACTCCTCTTTTAAAGCAGAGGATGATAATGGAAAGACTTATAGACCATTGGACACATGGATATGGTGCTGATTATAACCCTGTAAGGGCTGTAGCCCTCAATACCATTACCATCAGGGAAAGCCTTGAAGCTGTCATAGAGGAGACAAAAACAGATGGTGAGCTTTTTATCGTAGGGACATCATCTAAAAAAAGGCCTCAGAAAGGTATTGGGTTTGAGGATATGAGGAAGCTTGTGCATGAAGAAAAAAGGCATGTCCTTATCCTTTTCGGAACAGGCTGGGGTTTAACCGATGAAACCATAAATCTCTGTGATAGGGTGCTTGAACCTATAGTTGGTTCAGGTGATTATAATCACCTGTCTTTGAGGGTGGCTATCGGAATAGTAATTGATAGAATACTTGGCAAAAGAGGAGGCAACCATGAACGAAACAATTGA
- the rplS gene encoding 50S ribosomal protein L19, which produces MNETIDLIEKEHMRLDLPDVNVGNNVKVYTKIFEGDKERVQMFEGVVIRKRGGNTRATFTVRKISYGIGIEKTFPIHSPLIEKIEITSKSKVRRAKLYYLRNLKGKAAKLKEKRD; this is translated from the coding sequence ATGAACGAAACAATTGATTTAATCGAAAAGGAGCATATGAGGCTCGACCTTCCAGATGTAAATGTGGGCAACAATGTGAAGGTATATACAAAGATATTCGAGGGAGACAAAGAGCGTGTCCAGATGTTTGAGGGTGTTGTCATAAGGAAGAGGGGTGGAAACACAAGGGCAACGTTCACGGTAAGAAAGATATCTTATGGTATAGGGATAGAGAAGACCTTTCCAATTCATTCGCCCCTTATAGAAAAGATTGAGATTACAAGCAAGAGCAAGGTGAGAAGGGCAAAGCTCTACTATCTCAGAAACCTGAAAGGTAAGGCAGCAAAGCTAAAAGAGAAAAGGGATTAA
- a CDS encoding ribonuclease HII, protein MGCHLKGLIAGIDEAGRGPLAGPVVSACVIWDNAPENHCGINDSKLLNKKTREELFDWIIHNAYGIGIGLADHEEIERMNILEASLLSMERALNDAGIHPDLILIDGNHSIKGHPRTKTIIKGDRKCFFIACASIIAKVTRDRIMDGYHKMYPLYNFRENKGYPTKDHRLAIKEYGISPIHRKTFKGVKEYIGH, encoded by the coding sequence ATGGGCTGCCATCTCAAGGGTCTTATTGCCGGTATTGATGAGGCAGGCAGGGGACCACTTGCAGGTCCTGTGGTATCTGCGTGTGTCATATGGGATAATGCCCCTGAAAATCACTGTGGCATAAACGATTCAAAATTATTGAACAAAAAGACAAGAGAAGAGCTTTTTGATTGGATTATTCATAATGCCTATGGAATAGGCATAGGTTTGGCAGACCATGAAGAGATAGAAAGGATGAACATACTTGAGGCGAGCCTCCTTTCTATGGAAAGGGCATTGAATGACGCTGGTATTCATCCTGATTTAATACTTATTGATGGAAATCACAGTATAAAAGGTCATCCCCGGACAAAGACCATAATAAAAGGCGACAGAAAATGTTTTTTTATTGCCTGTGCATCCATAATCGCCAAGGTAACAAGGGATAGGATAATGGATGGATACCACAAAATGTATCCTCTATATAATTTCAGAGAGAACAAAGGTTATCCCACAAAAGACCATAGGCTTGCCATAAAAGAATACGGCATATCACCTATCCACAGAAAGACATTCAAGGGGGTTAAGGAATATATTGGCCATTGA
- a CDS encoding YraN family protein, which translates to MAIDKREEGKKGEDRAVKILKSEGYKILERNYINPFGEIDIIAEEGGYLVFVEVKKRNTDTFGDPLHAINDIKKRHMIRSAQYYLKSHKMLNKKARFDVVGITRHNVKIVKNAFLLE; encoded by the coding sequence TTGGCCATTGATAAAAGAGAAGAAGGAAAAAAAGGAGAGGATAGGGCAGTTAAGATTCTTAAATCAGAAGGATATAAGATTCTGGAAAGGAATTATATAAACCCATTTGGTGAGATAGACATCATAGCAGAGGAGGGAGGTTATCTGGTGTTTGTAGAGGTAAAAAAGAGAAACACGGATACCTTTGGCGACCCTCTCCATGCTATAAATGATATAAAAAAAAGGCATATGATCAGATCGGCCCAGTATTATCTCAAATCTCACAAGATGTTGAACAAAAAGGCAAGGTTTGATGTGGTAGGAATAACAAGGCATAATGTGAAGATTGTCAAGAATGCATTTTTACTGGAATAA
- the larB gene encoding nickel pincer cofactor biosynthesis protein LarB, which translates to MFDKDIKELLEKVSKGLISPEQAHERLKYIPFEDLNHTKIDHHRTIRKGLQEVVFGKGKTLEELMEIIEALRRQNQDVLITRIDEDIGAILCRRFESGIYNKRARCFYIKEDNTISGKGTVLIVSAGTSDMHVAEEAYITSLFFGNTTERLYDVGIAGIHRLLDHLPVLRNARVIIAVAGMEGALPSVIGGLVGVPVIGVPTSVGYGASLGGLAALFAMLNSCSTIGVFNIDNGFGAAYFATLINRL; encoded by the coding sequence ATGTTCGATAAAGATATAAAAGAGCTTCTTGAAAAGGTAAGTAAAGGTTTAATCTCTCCAGAACAAGCCCATGAGCGACTAAAATATATACCCTTTGAGGATTTAAATCATACAAAGATAGACCACCATAGGACAATAAGAAAAGGTCTACAAGAGGTTGTTTTCGGTAAAGGCAAGACATTAGAAGAGCTTATGGAGATCATAGAGGCATTGAGAAGACAAAATCAGGATGTCCTTATAACACGTATTGATGAAGATATTGGCGCTATCCTTTGCAGGAGGTTTGAATCGGGTATATACAACAAAAGGGCAAGGTGTTTTTATATAAAGGAAGATAACACCATCTCTGGCAAGGGAACTGTCCTTATTGTTTCTGCCGGGACAAGTGATATGCATGTGGCCGAGGAGGCATATATCACCTCCTTGTTTTTCGGCAATACCACAGAAAGATTGTATGATGTAGGCATAGCAGGTATACACAGACTATTAGACCATCTTCCCGTATTAAGAAATGCGAGGGTTATCATAGCCGTTGCCGGTATGGAGGGTGCCCTTCCATCGGTGATTGGAGGCCTTGTAGGTGTTCCTGTGATAGGTGTTCCAACGAGTGTAGGATACGGCGCAAGTTTAGGTGGGTTAGCCGCCCTTTTTGCCATGCTCAATTCATGCTCTACCATAGGGGTATTCAATATAGACAATGGTTTTGGCGCC